In Providencia zhijiangensis, a single window of DNA contains:
- a CDS encoding carbon starvation CstA family protein: protein MNKNGILKHIPWMILGIIGAICLGVVALRRGEHISALWIVVASVAVYLIAYRYYSLYIAKKVMKLDETRATPAVINNDGLNYVPTNKNVLFGHHFAAIAGAGPLVGPVLAAQVGYLPGTLWLLAGVVLAGAVQDFMVLFISSRRNGASLGEIVKEELGPIPGTLALFGCFLIMIIILAVLALIVVKALAESPWGVFTVCSTVPIALFMGIYMRYIRPGRVGEIAVIGIALLVASIWFGGVIAHDPYWGPALTFKDTTITYALVGYAFVSALLPVWLILAPRDYLATFLKIGVIVGLAVGIVILNPELKMPAVTQFVDGSGPVWKGTLFPFLFITIACGAVSGFHALISSGTTPKLLANEKDARYIGYGAMLMESFVAIMALVAASIIEPGLYFAMNTPPSALGITMPNLHELGGPDGAAIMAQLKDVSVHAAATVSSWGFVISPEQIMQTATDIGEPSILNRAGGAPTLAVGIAFVFHEIMPAANMGFWYHFGILFEALFILTALDAGTRSGRFMLQDLLGNFVPFLKKTDSLFAGIIGTAGCVGLWGYLLYQGVVDPLGGVKSLWPLFGISNQMLAAVALVLSTVVLIKMKRSKYILVTVLPAVWLLICTTWALGLKLFSDNPQLEGFLYLAKSYKEKIAAGGAELTAQEITNMNHIIINNYTNAGLSILFLVVVYGIIFYGIRVGMKAHKNPNRTDKETPYVPVPKEGVKVSSSH, encoded by the coding sequence ATGAACAAAAATGGTATTTTAAAACACATTCCATGGATGATCCTCGGGATCATCGGTGCAATCTGTTTAGGGGTTGTCGCGCTAAGACGCGGCGAGCACATTAGTGCATTATGGATCGTCGTCGCATCAGTGGCGGTGTATCTGATTGCTTATCGCTACTACAGCTTATATATCGCTAAAAAAGTGATGAAGCTGGACGAAACGCGTGCTACACCAGCGGTCATTAATAATGACGGCTTAAACTATGTTCCAACCAATAAAAACGTTCTGTTTGGTCACCACTTTGCGGCTATCGCAGGGGCGGGTCCATTAGTTGGACCAGTATTGGCGGCTCAGGTGGGTTACTTACCGGGAACATTGTGGCTACTGGCAGGGGTTGTCCTTGCGGGGGCGGTACAGGACTTTATGGTGCTGTTTATCTCCTCACGCCGTAACGGTGCATCCCTTGGTGAGATAGTTAAAGAAGAATTGGGGCCAATCCCAGGTACGCTAGCACTGTTTGGCTGCTTCTTAATTATGATCATCATCCTCGCCGTATTGGCGCTGATCGTGGTTAAAGCACTGGCAGAAAGCCCATGGGGTGTCTTTACGGTTTGCTCCACTGTGCCGATTGCACTCTTTATGGGGATATACATGCGCTATATCCGACCGGGACGTGTGGGTGAAATTGCCGTTATCGGTATTGCACTGTTAGTCGCTTCTATTTGGTTTGGTGGTGTGATTGCACACGACCCTTACTGGGGCCCAGCACTGACCTTTAAAGATACAACCATTACTTATGCTTTAGTCGGTTATGCGTTTGTTTCCGCGTTACTGCCTGTATGGCTGATTTTGGCGCCTCGTGACTACTTAGCTACATTCCTGAAAATCGGGGTTATCGTTGGTTTAGCAGTGGGTATTGTTATCCTTAACCCTGAACTGAAAATGCCAGCGGTGACGCAGTTTGTTGATGGTTCTGGTCCTGTTTGGAAAGGTACACTGTTCCCATTCCTGTTTATCACCATTGCGTGTGGTGCTGTATCCGGTTTCCACGCCTTAATCTCTTCAGGTACGACGCCAAAACTGTTAGCGAACGAGAAAGACGCGCGTTACATCGGCTACGGTGCGATGTTAATGGAATCTTTCGTGGCTATCATGGCGCTAGTGGCCGCTTCTATCATCGAGCCAGGCCTGTACTTTGCAATGAACACTCCACCATCAGCATTAGGTATCACTATGCCTAACCTGCATGAGCTGGGTGGCCCTGATGGCGCGGCAATTATGGCGCAACTGAAAGATGTGTCTGTTCATGCAGCAGCAACGGTCAGTTCATGGGGCTTTGTGATTTCCCCTGAACAAATTATGCAAACAGCGACAGATATTGGTGAACCTTCGATTCTGAACCGTGCCGGTGGTGCGCCAACCTTAGCTGTCGGTATTGCATTTGTATTCCACGAAATTATGCCTGCTGCCAATATGGGCTTCTGGTATCACTTCGGTATCCTGTTTGAAGCACTGTTTATCTTAACGGCACTGGATGCGGGTACCCGTTCTGGCCGCTTTATGCTGCAAGATTTACTGGGTAACTTCGTGCCATTCCTGAAGAAAACCGACTCTCTGTTTGCTGGGATCATCGGTACAGCTGGATGCGTAGGTTTATGGGGTTATTTACTGTATCAAGGCGTTGTTGACCCACTGGGCGGCGTTAAGAGCTTGTGGCCACTGTTCGGTATCTCCAACCAGATGCTGGCAGCGGTAGCGTTAGTCCTGAGTACGGTTGTATTGATTAAGATGAAACGCAGTAAATACATCTTAGTCACTGTGTTACCAGCGGTATGGTTATTAATCTGTACCACATGGGCTCTGGGACTGAAATTATTCAGCGATAATCCTCAACTGGAAGGTTTCTTATACTTAGCGAAATCTTACAAAGAGAAAATCGCCGCGGGTGGTGCTGAGTTAACGGCACAAGAAATTACTAATATGAATCACATTATTATTAATAACTACACTAACGCGGGTCTGAGTATTCTGTTCTTAGTGGTGGTTTACGGTATTATCTTCTACGGTATCCGTGTGGGAATGAAAGCCCATAAAAACCCAAATCGTACAGATAAAGAAACCCCTTATGTTCCTGTTCCTAAAGAGGGTGTGAAAGTGTCATCTTCACACTAA
- a CDS encoding WG repeat-containing protein, with the protein MKAILIKSMLMSSVLTTMAAAMPLEEQFQLMAEEESEKIRCFEPSSPFLYCLKGSVYTKGGIRLVDKQDNEVYQFYYFDNGLDPASEGLYRIRQGEKIGYANAQTGEIVIEPIYDCAYPFENGKAKVGEKCERQTDGEHSWWIGGEWQEIVNPLKGGN; encoded by the coding sequence ATGAAAGCGATACTAATAAAAAGCATGCTGATGAGTTCTGTGTTGACGACAATGGCAGCTGCCATGCCACTCGAAGAACAGTTTCAGTTAATGGCGGAAGAAGAAAGCGAAAAAATCCGCTGCTTTGAACCTTCTTCACCTTTCCTGTATTGCCTTAAAGGAAGCGTATATACAAAAGGTGGCATCAGGCTCGTGGATAAGCAGGATAATGAAGTGTATCAGTTTTACTATTTTGATAATGGTCTTGACCCTGCGAGTGAAGGGCTATACCGAATTCGTCAGGGGGAAAAAATAGGTTATGCCAACGCACAAACTGGAGAGATTGTGATTGAGCCGATTTATGATTGTGCATATCCATTCGAAAACGGTAAAGCCAAGGTCGGCGAGAAGTGTGAGCGGCAAACCGACGGAGAACATAGCTGGTGGATTGGGGGAGAATGGCAAGAAATTGTTAATCCGCTCAAGGGGGGGAATTAG
- a CDS encoding GMC family oxidoreductase yields the protein MSTQKYDYIIVGAGSAGCVLAARLIQETQARVLLIEAGGCDNHMFIRMPAGVAKIIAQKSWPYETEPEPHANNRKMQIAQGRVLGGSSSVNGMIYIRGQKQDYDNWEQKYGCEGWGYQDVLPWFKKAERNESLTGEYHGTEGPLPVSENRYRHPLSMAFIQAAQEHGLPYVNDLNGESQQGTSFYQTTTHNGERASTSKTYLKSVANSDRLTLKLNTQVNRIIIRDGQAVGVAYQGKNGHEVEALAREEVLVCSGAMGSAKLLMLSGIGPEEHLSSLGIKTVTNLPVGKNFHDHLHMSINVTTKEPISLFGADQGFAAIKHGFEWMAFRSGLLASNVLEGAAFKDSCNQGRPDVQIHFLPILDSWDDVPGEPLPAAHGFSLKVGYLQPKSRGEILLRSQNPQDPLKIHANYLAEPEDMAGCKRAVKFGLEVLSQPSLQAVSKNTLMPPAQVQHDEEQLEEFVRNFCKTVYHPVGTCRMGTDTANSVTDLRLRVHGINKLRVVDCSVMPEIPSGNTNAPTIMIAERAAAMIIEDRQ from the coding sequence ATGAGCACACAAAAATATGACTATATTATTGTCGGTGCAGGCTCCGCAGGTTGTGTTCTCGCCGCACGCCTGATCCAAGAAACCCAAGCTCGCGTGCTACTTATTGAAGCGGGCGGTTGCGATAACCACATGTTTATCCGTATGCCTGCTGGTGTAGCAAAAATTATTGCCCAAAAAAGTTGGCCCTATGAAACCGAACCAGAACCTCACGCCAACAACCGCAAAATGCAAATTGCTCAAGGTCGCGTGCTCGGGGGCAGCAGTTCAGTCAATGGCATGATCTACATTCGCGGGCAAAAACAGGATTATGATAACTGGGAACAAAAGTACGGATGCGAAGGCTGGGGTTATCAAGATGTCCTACCGTGGTTTAAAAAAGCCGAACGCAATGAAAGCCTAACCGGGGAATACCACGGCACTGAAGGACCTCTTCCCGTCAGTGAAAACCGTTATCGCCATCCACTTTCTATGGCATTCATTCAAGCGGCTCAAGAACATGGTTTACCTTACGTTAATGACCTTAATGGAGAGAGCCAACAAGGAACCAGTTTCTATCAAACCACCACACACAATGGGGAAAGAGCAAGCACCTCCAAAACCTATTTGAAATCAGTGGCAAATAGCGACCGTTTAACTCTCAAACTTAATACCCAAGTTAATCGCATTATTATCCGCGATGGGCAAGCGGTTGGCGTGGCTTACCAAGGTAAAAATGGTCACGAAGTCGAAGCCCTAGCGCGAGAAGAAGTGCTAGTTTGCTCCGGCGCAATGGGATCAGCGAAGTTATTGATGCTCTCTGGTATCGGCCCTGAAGAACACCTTTCTTCTTTAGGGATCAAAACCGTAACGAATTTACCCGTGGGCAAAAACTTTCACGACCATTTGCATATGTCCATCAACGTCACCACCAAAGAGCCCATCAGCTTATTTGGTGCCGACCAAGGCTTTGCCGCTATCAAACATGGTTTTGAGTGGATGGCATTTCGCAGTGGGCTACTCGCTTCTAACGTTTTAGAAGGAGCCGCCTTTAAAGACAGTTGCAACCAAGGTCGCCCAGATGTGCAAATTCACTTTTTACCTATTTTAGATAGCTGGGATGATGTACCGGGAGAGCCGCTACCTGCCGCTCACGGTTTTTCACTGAAAGTCGGTTACTTACAACCTAAGTCTCGCGGGGAAATTTTACTGCGTAGCCAAAACCCGCAAGATCCGTTAAAAATTCACGCCAATTACTTAGCTGAACCAGAAGATATGGCAGGTTGTAAACGTGCGGTGAAATTCGGTTTAGAGGTATTAAGCCAGCCATCATTGCAAGCTGTCAGTAAAAATACATTGATGCCGCCAGCCCAAGTTCAGCATGATGAGGAGCAATTAGAAGAGTTTGTGCGTAATTTCTGTAAAACGGTTTATCACCCTGTTGGCACTTGCCGTATGGGAACCGATACCGCAAATTCCGTCACGGATTTACGTCTTCGCGTTCATGGGATCAACAAACTACGTGTGGTGGATTGTTCTGTGATGCCAGAAATCCCAAGTGGCAATACCAATGCGCCAACCATCATGATTGCGGAACGCGCAGCCGCGATGATTATTGAAGATAGGCAATAA
- the purT gene encoding formate-dependent phosphoribosylglycinamide formyltransferase produces MSQLGTALCSSATKVMLLGSGELGKEVAIECQRLGIEVIAVDRYDNAPAMHVAHRSYTINMLDGEALRQLVASEKPDFIVPEIEAIATKTLVELEKQGQKVVPSANAVYLTMNREGIRRLAAEELQLPTSEYRFVETKADFEASAHEIGFPCIVKPVMSSSGKGQSIIRSAEQLDSAWNYSQEGGRTGQGRVIVEKMVNFDFEITLLTISAADGVHFCAPVGHRQEKGDYRESWQPQAMSDIALQKAQDVAKKIVTALGGYGLFGVELFVCGDEIIFNEVSPRPHDTGMVTLISQNLSEFALHVRAFLGLPIGTVRQYGASASAVILPELHSRNVVFSGIHEALGSDIQLRLFGKPEIAGTRRLGVALAVGDSIEQALEMAKTAADRVKVTG; encoded by the coding sequence TGTTCTAGCGCGACAAAAGTTATGCTTCTCGGTTCGGGGGAGTTAGGTAAAGAAGTGGCGATTGAGTGCCAGCGTTTGGGTATTGAAGTGATTGCGGTGGATCGCTATGACAACGCACCCGCGATGCATGTTGCTCATCGTAGCTACACCATTAATATGTTGGATGGTGAAGCACTACGCCAACTTGTTGCGAGCGAGAAACCGGATTTTATCGTGCCTGAAATTGAAGCGATTGCCACCAAAACGTTGGTGGAACTCGAAAAGCAAGGTCAAAAAGTCGTGCCATCTGCTAATGCGGTTTACTTAACCATGAACCGTGAAGGGATCCGCCGTTTAGCAGCTGAAGAGCTACAGCTCCCAACCTCTGAATACCGCTTCGTGGAAACGAAAGCGGATTTTGAAGCCTCAGCCCATGAAATTGGCTTTCCCTGCATTGTAAAACCAGTCATGAGCTCGTCGGGGAAAGGGCAGAGCATCATTCGCTCCGCGGAGCAGCTTGATAGTGCGTGGAATTATTCCCAAGAAGGCGGGCGTACAGGTCAAGGGCGCGTGATTGTTGAAAAAATGGTGAATTTCGATTTTGAAATTACCTTATTAACCATTAGCGCGGCAGACGGTGTGCATTTCTGCGCACCAGTGGGGCATCGCCAAGAGAAAGGCGATTATCGCGAATCTTGGCAGCCGCAAGCGATGAGTGACATTGCTTTGCAAAAAGCGCAGGATGTGGCGAAGAAAATTGTCACCGCTTTAGGTGGATACGGCTTATTTGGTGTGGAGCTGTTTGTCTGTGGCGATGAGATCATTTTCAACGAAGTCTCTCCTCGCCCTCATGACACAGGCATGGTGACGTTAATTTCTCAAAACCTATCTGAATTCGCATTACATGTCCGCGCTTTCTTAGGCTTACCGATTGGCACTGTTCGCCAGTATGGGGCTAGCGCATCGGCCGTGATTTTACCAGAGCTGCATAGCCGGAATGTAGTTTTTTCGGGCATTCATGAGGCACTTGGTTCTGATATTCAATTGCGTCTATTTGGTAAGCCGGAAATAGCAGGAACGCGTCGTTTAGGTGTGGCGCTCGCGGTCGGAGATTCGATTGAGCAAGCCCTAGAGATGGCAAAAACGGCGGCGGATCGAGTGAAAGTAACAGGCTAG